In Lolium rigidum isolate FL_2022 chromosome 3, APGP_CSIRO_Lrig_0.1, whole genome shotgun sequence, the genomic window CAAGAACTTTTTTTTGTGTGGCTTGTGTTAGAACTTTTTTTTTGTGAGAAtgacagggggggggggggcggcaaAAGCCCCACCGAGTTGTTATTATTACCCAAAAAAGCCAAGCAGCCGATCTATATGTACCGATCTATATGTACAGGATGTAGGAAATACATGGGGGATGGGACGAGAGAAACACCAAGTCAAACATCGCGAGTAAAAATGTAAGACCGAAGCGCATCAAGGGCCACCCGGTTGGCGGTCTGGAGGCGCCACCGCCAGAGGGAAAGATTGTCGCACACCATCCTAAGTGGACCTCGAAGCGGGGGTCTTGCCGTTGAAGACAAGGTCATTGCAGGACTTCCACATGGACCAAGTGGCGGCAGgcacaagggggggggggggggctgaagATCCCAAATGTAGAATCGCAATGTTGGGATTGGGACATCCAGCCAGGACCACACTTCTGCGGACAGGTGGCAGTCGAAGAACAGGTGCGGACTCCGCGGCGGGGCAGGCAACACAAATGTCGGAGGGGCCACTGCTCTTGTAGAAGAGGTTGGCTCGCGTGCTTACTTGGTCGCTGTCGGCAAGGTACGCGAAGATCTTCATCTTCGTAGGGAGCCGCAGGGACCAAGACATGCATGTAGACACGTCCCGCGGGCGCGCCGTCGATAGCATGCGGTAAGACTCGCGCGAGCAGAAGCGAGGAGCCGAGGGAGAGTCGATGGAGCGTATGGCCACCCCTGAGAGAGGTGTTGTCGATGAGCCGGCGAACCAAGAGAAGCTTGGTCTCTACGGTAGAGAGGTCAAGTCCCTGAGTGACCACGGAGGCTGTGGAGGCGTGCCGGCGAGTGTTCTGGGAGAACAGAGCAGGGAAGCGCTCTGCAAGCAGCTCACGAAGGAGCCACTTGTCCAGCTAGAAGGACGTGGAGCAGCCGTCCACCACCTCCACCCTTGTGATGGCGCGGTAGAGGGGGATGCACGCCTCAACGATCTTCACCTGGAATGAGGGGGCGTAGAGGACTCCCCCAAGTCACGACCTGTATGCGAGTAGAACCAATTCTTCCAGGGTACTGGGTTAGTTTGGCGGAGTTCATGGAAAAAAATTAAAAGCAAGCACTTGTTCTGCCAGTGGAGATCCTTAATGCCAAAATCGTCGTCCTGCTTAGACAATAAAACTTTAGCCCAAACGATTAGACAACGAGCACTAGAACATGAGTCTTTCCTTGTCTAGAAAAAAGCAGACATCTCTTATCAATACTTTCAATAACACAATAGGGAAGAAAATACGAGCACATGTAGTACGTAGCGAGATTATACAGAACGAGCCTGCCCCCGGAGAACAATAGGTGGACGCGCCAGCTAGAAAGATGATGGTCGAAGGAGAGAATGAGGGGGGTGAATGCCGATGCAGGGAGCTTCGTGGGAAAGAGAGGTAGGTCAAGGTATGGCTGGGGAAGGATGAGATGGAATAGCCAAGCTAAGAGGCCATAGCAGTAGCATCATCCGGGGAAACATCCATAGGGATGAAGCATGACTTGTGGAAATAATGGCGAGACCAATAGCGGACGTGAAGTCCTCAAGTACATGTTTGAGGCAGGCTGCGGCACCTGGGGCGGCCTTGCAAAGAATCAGGgcgtcatcagcatattggagaACAGGATGACGGCAACGCACATATGGCTAGGATCGGGGGAGTGAGGGAGGTAGGGGATGGGAGCGTCGCAGGGAGGAGATGAGTAGGAAAGGGAAGGTGAGGGAGCTGCAGTAAAAAAGAGGGGGCAAAAAGTTTCTATCCTGGAAGCGCTGAACGAAAGAGAGGTGGCAGGCCCATCCAGGCCCACAACATGCATGGACCGGTCAGCGCCCACGCTGGCGTAGAGCGGCAGCGTGTTTGACCCCTGACCTAATTCTTCACCACCTTCCGCAGCGGCCGAGAGGACGACTATCTCCCAGCATGGCGGCCAGGTCGGGAGACGGGAAACCTCCTCCGCCGGTTGACCTCCCCAGATGTAAGGATTTGTGTACCAGAATCAAATCACGGACGgaaaaagaagaagcaaaagaagaaaagaggGCACAGCCATGGCGCCAGACAACGAGGGAGTCCGGCCGGGAAGGCAGTGAAGGAGAAGTTCAGTGCATTGGCGACGTAAAACGAGTTGTACCGAGGATACAGGCTCGCCGGAGTTATCTAGAACCGGTTAAGCTCGCACGTACCACCGACCGCAAATGCAACCATGGTGTAAAACATTGACAGTATTGAGTCCAAGAAAGCCGCACCTGGGGAGCGGTACGGCACGCCGGCATCTCTGGCCATGCGGGGAGGCTCCTGCCCCAGCACGTCGTCGCTAGAGGCGCCAAGGGAGATCGAAGCGTTGCCAGAGCGGCGAGGCACGCGCTCGACATCAGGAGTTCCGGCCACCAAGGGGTCGAGCGGCAGTGATGTGCAGTCGCCCGGTCACGAGAGCTCTCACTCATGTCCTATGTGTTAGAACGTTATATAACTATTGTTGTTTATTATTGCCATCACCTTGCCGTTGGAGCTTGATGAACTCAGTATCAACATCTTGCATCAATATCAATATCATCACTTTGTAGGAATGTTCGGTTGACAGGTTCCCATGTCTATCTTCAATTAAGATACCGCTGTCAGCTATTAGTCTGCCCCTTTAGTTGACTTGGTATGtcatttaaatttttttttttttgcgaaacacagtacaatcaaagacgctcacacatacgcgcacacactcaccactatgaacgtacacacgcacatcctacccctatgagaACTCTGATATGAAGTccttttgtattgagattttggtCATATTTATCTGTTGTGCCTCCCCTGAACATGTTTATGTTACAGCATAGTGGAGAGTGTTGGAGAGGGTGTAACTGAGGTTGCCCCTGGTGACCATGTCCTCCCTGTGTTCACTGGGGAGTGTAAGGAATGCCTCCATTGCAAGTCGGTGGAGAGCAACATGTGTGATCTGCTCAGGATCAACACCGACAGGGGTGTGATGATCAGTGATGGCAAGTCACGGTTCTCTATTGATGGCAAGCCGATTTACCATTTCGTTGGGACTTCCACCTTCAGTGAGTATACTGTCCTGCATGTTGGTTGTGTTGTGAAGATCAACCCTGAGGCTCCCCTTGACAAAGTCTGTGTTCTTAGCTGTGGTGTTTCTACTGGTAAGTTGACTTGTATTTTTTTGTAGTGTGCTTGTTATGGCTACTTCTGATCTTGAGATGCTGAGTTGACATTCTTTTTGTAGGTCTTGGTGCGTCGATTAATGTAGCAAAACCGCCAAAGGGTTCGACAGTCGCGATATTTGGGCTAGGAGCTGTTGGACTTGCTGTAAATATTCTGACTCTTCTCATGATTGTCCTACAACTGCAATCTGGACTTGCACTTATTTGCCCTTCATGTTTATGTGATTTAGGCTGCAGAAGGTGCAAGGATTGCAGGAGCCTCAAGGATAATTGGTATTGACCTGAACACCAACAGATTTGAAGAAGGTAAATACTCCTGATTTTACCAGATCATGAGTTTTCGTTTGTTGCTTTGAGAAGCCACTAAGTCTCCCTAATTTTGTCCATGTTCAGCTAGAAAATTTGGCTGCACAGAATTTGTGAACCCAAAAGACCACAGCAAGCCTATTcaagaggtttatttcttcacatCAGGGAAATATATTCTTTAGACACCTAATGCTCATATACCACATCATCACAAGATACAAATGTTGTGATGCTCTAGGTACTTGTTGAGATGACAAATGGCGGAGTTGACCGCAGTGTTGAATGCAGTGGCAACATCAATGCTATGATACAAGCATTTGAATGTATTCATGATGTATGACTTCGTAACACATCAATCATCTACTTGAACATGATCATTTTCTGTGTTCTCTTTTTCCTGGATTGAATCATTAAATCTGTGATCTGTATACAGGGCTGGGGTGTAGCTGTGCTGGTGGGTGTGCCACACAAGAACGCCGAATTCAAGACCCACCCAATGAATTTCCTCAGTGGGAGGACTCTGAAGGGCACCTTCTTCGGTAACTTCAAACCACGCACTGACCTACCCAatgttgtggagatgtacatgacgAAGGTAAACAGGAAGCTCTGGGATGTGCTGAAAGCTGTCCTGTTTCTAAAATATCATACTCTGAAACCTGAACAAGTTGCTATTTTCTTCAGGAGCTGGAGGTGGAGAAGTTCATCACCCACAGCGTGCCgttctcggaaatcaacaaggccTTCGACCTCATGGCGAAGGGCGAGGGCATCCGCTGCATCATCCGCATGGAGAACTAGGTCTCTCACCTGCTTTCGAACGCTCCAATGTAGTATGCAATAAGTGCTGGGGGCGGTCTCTGAACCTGTCTTGGTTGagattttttcgcgaaaacgcaaaaaccttgcgtttcgatgcattgatagaaaagaaggttATAATTACAAGTCCTCGAGAGGACACACCCCGccatacaactcgacccaagaaagaGAGCCTATCCTAGGGGAGGAGTTGGCGAACACCTCGGGCCCCCGCATCCGCCCATTGCCGCGCTTCAGAACAAATGTCGTTGAACAGGGATGCCACTGACGGACGTGCGTTGTCAAAGACCGCAACATTCCGGTGCTTCCATATCCACCACGCTGTGAGCATGATTATCGACGAGGTACCTTTGCGTAGCTGGCGAGGGGCGGTCCGCACaaccagcgaccaccactccgcgaagtcgccCTCAACTGTGGGAGAAcctgaggtggatcgaatccacgaGAGGACCTCATACCAGATCACCCAGTGAGGAGGTGCGTCATGGTTTCCACCGACTGGTCACAGAGCGGACACCTAGACGCTTGTGGTAAACCACGTCGCGTCAGTCTCTCACCCGTTCAACATCTGTCTAGGCAAGCCAGTCATATGAAGAACTTCACCCGCGGCGGCGTCCAAGACTTCCAATGCCCGGACAAACCTCCGCCCAAGTCTTGGTTGAGATCAGACACGCATCGTTGATGAGATACTCTTCCGTGTATCATCGTCGTTCGCTGTTTAGCCTTCCTGAGCCAGTAGCCTAGTATTAGCCTCCAGTGTCTGTAATTACGTACCGATGGAACATTGGCAGATTTGCTGCCGCTCGTGCACCATCTGGGAACTGGATGGACAAAGCGGTCCAAGTTTAGGCAATGCAAATTTCCCTTCGTTTCCTAGTTTTGTTCATCTTTCTCTGCTCTTGATGATCACGTTATATTCTGGAAAATTTTGGAAAAACAAATTGGAACCCAGGGCCGTGCTGATATATCACGGTGAACCGGCGGTCTATGTTAACACGAACAATGTGTTCTGAAGTTCAGGAAATGCAGTGTGTTTCCTAGATACTGTCGATTTTCTCTGCTCTGGATGATCAAGCTTGTTATTGCTCTCCACAGTTCATAAAATTTGTTGTTTTTTGAGAGAAATGTGCAAAACTGAAATATGAGTTTGATTCGGTTACTTGGGAACCCGAGTcagtttttattattttctacttTATGCTGTAAGAGAAGACGTACGTAAATAGTGTCACGTACTATTTAcagatcatttgttctttttgtgtagaCCACATTTTGACATTTTTTTGGATGAAATTTCATAGATGAACAAGATACAATagaatgtatgtctagaattttagtttgcattttttggaaacttgaaaATATCAGaacaaaaatggggtgcgggcgcaactagttgcggaatatcccctCTCCTGTTGGCCGGACAAACCTGCATCAGTTGGTACACGTTCCACTTATGGCATCTTCAACGGCCCAACGCATTTCGGACCCAAAGTGGCCACGCACGTTTATTTGTGTCGATCCGCGGATACGAAAATAGTTAGGGATCCGTTTGCTCCGAGGGGTATCCTAGCGGGCCAATGCATTTTGTCCGCCCAGGTTCTTTTTTATCACCCAAAACACCATAAACAAGTAAATTCTAATAAAAATATGACCATCAGATTGTCTCAAATATAAGTCTATCAGATTGTCCACATCGTACGGCACAAAATGTTGTAGTTTAAAAGGAGCATAACATGGCCATGATTAGCAAATATAGTCCAAAAAGAGGCCAAGATGGGCGCGGCAGATCAAGCTGTCATGCGCACGGATTTCGGCGCGCTTCTCCAGCAACCAGGCTTGGTGTCGTCGTCCATGGTGGCCAAGTCAtccagcatgatccttgtgtcctctgcCTGAATCTTGGCCTCGGTGTCGAGCCTTCTGGCCTCGACGTCCATCATTTTGGCCTTGGCGTCTGCCctttggcctcgacgtccatcctttCAAAATCAATGGTCTCTTTGGTGAGGTTGATCATGCGTCTCTAGGAAGGGATCCTCTGTGGTTGTTCCGACGATGCCTTCGCAGACAAAATCACCGCCAAAGATCATGGCCGAAATAATCTATGAACTTACCGAGGATCCTCTCTTGCTTGACGTAGAGCATGGCCTCCACGAGGCTAGTATGCAGGTCTACTTGGGCATTGGCTTTCACCTACATCTGTCCGGCCATTTCAGTGCCACCTGCGCCTGCTATGCAACCGCCGCGTGTTTCCTCTCCTTCAAATTCATGCGCCTGCCCCGTCGCTTCACGGCCTCGACGTCTTTCTCCTCAATCGACAACAGCTTTTTTGGCACCTTCGCCTTTGTTTCGCGGCCTCTGGTGGCTACGAGGCTTTCTTCGGAATCCATGGCAGCTACGGCTAGAAGTACGATCATCGCAAGGGGCTGGAATGTTGGCGCTGCTCAACTTTGATTTTTGGGGCTGCAAGTGGCCTCTGGCGGGAATGTGAGTGGCTAGCCACTGGAGTGCGGTCCCTACGTGAGGAACGGCGGTCACTTGGCGCGCCCGTGAAGCGTCCGCGTAGATGCAAACTCGGCACATATTTGGCCCACGTTTGCATCTTTGCGGACAGGCCTGTCACTATACGTCGGGCCGCTGGGCCTGGGTGCAAGTGCATTTTTTTACCGCGCGTTCGCAAACAGACGCTCGTTTGCGTCGcccccgttgaagatgcccttaggcCCATGACAAGTGTCCTAGCAAAACCCTGGCCCATGCACGGTGAACAaccgtttttttttcgaaaattccGCCAatatattaataatcatcaatagcaaTACATCTTGTTGGAGAGTACCAAAACATCGCAACCGTATGAAAGAAAAGTTATGTCTCGTTTAGCATCACTCGAAGATATCCTTAAGAAAaatataaagtttagagagaagaCTCTTGAAATTTCCTCATTAAAAATGTTCTTGAGGAGGAACGAGAAACCGTAGCTTCTCTTAGAGAGAAAATAGAAATTCTTGAGGAGCCTCAAGATGAAATAATTGCTAAACTCACCAAACAAAGAGATCATGCTAGGGCTAAGTTAAAAGTGCTTAAAAGGAAAAGTAGGAATTTGATGTTGATCAGGATAAACTTGTTAAttgtctagatgatctagacaaggctcacaaggccttggagactgaacattctctcctctccaagtgtcaacacccggatttttacgtccagatgcctgttatgccatacgtcgcaatcccaggaatattgttgttgcgagacataacagttgaatatcataagtcatcattcattacataccatagtcgtcttacaaatagagatcacatgatccatattacacaaatagttgatctattgatcgacatacacaaagttcatagtttcatagcggaagcgtaacgtaG contains:
- the LOC124703570 gene encoding alcohol dehydrogenase 1-like yields the protein METAGKVIKCKAAVAWEAGKPLSMEEVEVAPPQAMEVRVKILFTALCRSDVYFWEAKGQTPVFPRIFGHEAGGIVESVGEGVTEVAPGDHVLPVFTGECKECLHCKSVESNMCDLLRINTDRGVMISDGKSRFSIDGKPIYHFVGTSTFSEYTVLHVGCVVKINPEAPLDKVCVLSCGVSTGLGASINVAKPPKGSTVAIFGLGAVGLAAAEGARIAGASRIIGIDLNTNRFEEARKFGCTEFVNPKDHSKPIQEVLVEMTNGGVDRSVECSGNINAMIQAFECIHDGWGVAVLVGVPHKNAEFKTHPMNFLSGRTLKGTFFGNFKPRTDLPNVVEMYMTKELEVEKFITHSVPFSEINKAFDLMAKGEGIRCIIRMEN